In a single window of the Zea mays cultivar B73 chromosome 5, Zm-B73-REFERENCE-NAM-5.0, whole genome shotgun sequence genome:
- the LOC100277976 gene encoding uncharacterized protein LOC100277976: MASAGRWAWMAEVAGEELAKLEAAHPGRFAPLKAELERLVADPGLDEAAFPLVSPRAGAGAVIDPTPAASSQPAAAPSTTVPVCTQESSTRKRKPRGSMREREEGKRRRWASTQPPGGTKDTADTAIERAQRCLERIRAFKQSLLAAWIH; encoded by the exons ATGGCATCGGCGGGCCGCTGGGCGTGGATGGCGGAGGTGGCGGGCGAGGAGCTGGCGAAGCTGGAGGCGGCGCACCCGGGCCGCTTCGCCCCGCTCAAGGCCGAGCTCGAGCGCCTCGTGGCCGACCCCGGCTTGGACGAGGCAGCGTTCCCGCTCGTCTCACcgcgcgccggcgccggcgccgtcatTGATCCCACTCCGGCCGCCTCGTCCCAGCCTGCTGCTGCTCCTTCGACCACGGTGCCCGTGTGCACTCAAG AGTCGTCGACCCGGAAGAGAAAGCCGCGTGGCAGCAtgcgggagcgggaggaggggAAGCGGAGACGGTGGGCGAGTACGCAGCCGCCGGGAGGGACAAAGGACACGGCAGACACGGCCATCGAGCGCGCCCAACGGTGCCTGGAGAGGATCCGCGCCTTCAAGCAGAGCTTGCTTGCCGCTTGGATTCACTGA